Genomic DNA from Candidatus Polarisedimenticolaceae bacterium:
CGGCGCGCGACGTAGAGCGCGTCCTCGCCGGACTCGAGCATGCGGGCGAGCCAGTAGATCGACGCGTCGGGATCGGAGTTGCGCATCGACTTGTGCAGGGCGCTGATGAGGTTGTAGTGCTCCTCGCCGGCGCGGTCGTAATAGAGGGTCGCGTTCTGGACCGCCTCCTCCACGTGTTTCGCGGTCACGCGGCGCACGCCGTCCTCCTCCTCGGGGGCGGTGTTCACCGCGAACTCGAGGACGTTCAGCGCGGCGCGGGCGTCCCCCTGCGACTGCAGGGCGATCGCGCGCAAGACGGCGGGGTCGATCTCGATCCGGCGCCCGCCCAGCCCCCGCTCGGGGTCCCCGAGCGCGCGCCCGAGCAGCGCCACGAGGTCGTCGTCGGTGAGCCGGTCGAAGCGGTAGACGCGCGAGCGGGACAGGAGCGCCGAGTTCACCTCGAACGAAGGGTTCTCGGTCGTCGCCCCGATCAGCACGATCGTGCCGTCCTCGACCCAGGGGAGGAAGGCGTCCTGCTGCGCCTTGTTGAAGCGGTGGATCTCGTCGATGAAGACGATCGTGCGGCGCCCCGTCGCGCGTTTCTCGGCGGCGGCGTGCTGCATGACCTCCTTCACCTCCTTGATCCCCGCGAGGACGGCGCTGAAGGGGACGAAGTGGGCGCGCGTGCGGTGGGCGATGATCCGCGCGAGGGTGGTCTTCCCGGAGCCCGGAGGGCCCCACAACACGATCGAACGCAGGTCGTCGCGCTCGATCGCGCGCCTCAGCGGGGTTCCGGGTCCGAGGACGCGCTCCTGGCCGACGAAGGCGTCGAGGTCGCCGGGACGCATGCGGTCGGCCAGGGGGGCTTCCGCTCCCGCAGGCGCCCCGAACGACGAAGGCCCGCCGGGGGGCGGGCCTTCGGAGGATCCGTCGAAGAGTCGGCGGCTCACTTCGCCGGCTGGCCGAAGCCGCTCGCTTCCTGCTCGTCGTCGGTGACGGCGTTCACGATCAGGGCGCCGCCGAGGATGATGCCCCCCGCGATGACCCACTTGACCCACGGGGCCTGCTTCGAGCCGGAGCCGGCGGCGGGAGCGGTGCCCCCTTCCTGCGACGCCGGGCGCAGCGCGACGGAGAGCGGGGGATTGTCGCCGGACTTGAGGGCGACGGCGTTCCCCGCGAGGTACGCCCCTTCGGCGGCCTCGACGACCACCTGATAGGTCCCCGACTGCGCGTCGCCGATGCGGAAGGCGCCGCGGGCGTCGGTCGGCTCGGAACGGTACGTCGCCTGCGTTGCGGGGTCGTACAGCGCGACGACGACGCCGGGGCGAGGAGACGCGCCCGGAGCGTCGGTCACACGACCCAGCAGGGTGGCGTCGGCGGCCCGGATCGCCGTGGGCGACGAGAACGCAACGACGGCGAGGGCGAGTGCGACCGCGAGGGCGCGGCCGAAGATCATCGAACGCATCGTGAGGCTCCTTCTTGTCCCGGGACGCGGACGTCGCATTGTCGCCGTGCGATCCCCGCAACGTCAACCCCCGGGATCGTCACGGTTGGGAGGCGCTCGCCGTCGAGCCACCCCCGGAGGCGATCGCCAGCAGCACCGCCGCGCCGATCCCGCCCAGCACCGCGAGCCCCTTCGGGGACTTCCAGAAGTCCTTCCCCCCGAGCTTCGGCCTGAGCTCCGCGATCCCGTCGGCCTGGCCCCCTCCCGGAAGCGGCTTGATCTCGCGGCCGGACCACCACGATTCGGTCCGTTCCCCTCGTCGCGCGAGGACGACCTGGAGCTCCTGGCGTCCCATCGGCGCGACGTTGAGGACCTGGTTTCCCACGAAGGCGGCACCCTCGAACTCGACGACGAGGTCCACGTAGCCGACCGGCACTCCCTCGGCGGAGAACCATCCCTTCGGGTTCGTCACCACGGTCACCGTCGGCGTTTCGGGAAGGAGCGGAACGAACTTCACCGTGGCCTGGGATGCCGCGGTCTCGCCGTCCGCACGGACGACGCGTCCCTCGATGCGGGAGCCGCCTCCCTTCGTCGAGGATTCCGCGTCCTGTTCCTTTTTCTTGCGCGCATCGACGGGGATCGACCCGGCGACGAGGGCGACCGCGACCACCAAAGCGATATGTCTCGACAACATTTTGTGGACCGGCTCCTCCTGATCCCGTAGTGTTCCGCCAGTCGCGAGCCCCGGTTCGCGGGGCACTCAGGAACGGCATAGATGACCGACGCACGATCCGACGACGCACCCGAGTATAGCCGCGCCGCTTCCTCCCGTCAGGCGGGGGGCGGAAGCTCCTCGACCGGCCGGCTCCGCGCCGCCTACTTCGCGTTCGCGGCCTTGTGGGGGTTCGTCGCCGGGGTCGGAGCACTCGCCGCCGGGTTCCACTTCGCCGGCCATCCCGTGAAGCTCGGCGGGGCCGTGGTCGGGGCCGCTATTCCCGGCGCGGTCTTCGCGGCGCTGGGCGGACTCGTTGCCGCGGGGGCCTACCGCGAGGCGAGGAACCGCCGCCGGCGTTAGTTTCCCAACTCCCGCCTCGCTTCGAGATTCTCCGGATCGACCTCCAGCACCGAGCGGTACGCGCGCCGCGCGTCCCCGGCGCGACCGTGCTCGCGCTCGAGGCGGGCGAGGGACAGGGCCAGTCGCAACCTCGTGGGGCGCGTCGCGTCGATCGCGGGGAGCGACCACCACGCCCGCGTCCACATCGCGCGCGCGGCCTCGACGTCCCCGGCGTCGAGGAGCGCGCGCGCGGCGATCTCGCGGACCGCGGGGTCGCCGGAGGAGGCCTCCTCGGCCGCGGCCGCCCGGGCGCGCGCGAGATCCCGATCGCCCCGGCGGGCGTCGATCTGGGCGCGCAACGCCAGCAGCGTCGCGTGCGCGGGGTCGGCGGGGAGGGGCAACGCATCGGGAACGAGCGCGTCGAGGTCGTCGTGGCGGCGGTCCCCCGCGGCGAAGAGCGCGGCGAGCGTGCGGGCCCGCACGTCCTCCGGCCAGCGGGCGACCGCCTCCTCGATGCGACGGTTCCCTTCGGCCCCACGCCCCGAGCGCCGGAGCTCGAGCCCCCAGGCGGTCCACGCCGCCGCGAGCTCGGGGACCGCGGCGTCCGGGGTCACGACGAACCCCTCGATCTCGAGGAGGACGACCGCCGCCGCGCGGGGATCGAACCCGAACATCGACCGCACGAGGGGGATCGCCGCGTCGGCGCGCCCCGCCCGCGCGAGGGTTCGCGCCGCCGCCGCGACCACCGGAACCGAAACGGGGGCGGACGCGGCGGCGCGCCCGGCATGGAACACGGCCGCGTCGCGTACCCCGGCGTCTTCTCCGGCGACGTCGAGGAGGGCGCCGGCGTAGGCCGCGCGGATCGCGCCGTCGAGCGGTCGCGCGCCGACCCTGCGCCGCAGCTCCACGAGGGCGGCCCGCGCCCCGGCATCGTCCGCGCCGCGCTCCAGGGCCGCGCGCGCGGCGGTCGCGGCGAGGTCGGGGGCGTCGGAGGGGGCGCGGGCCGTGTCGGCGCCGAGCGCGGTCGCGATCCCCGCGGCGAGCAGGGCGAGCCCCGCGCACGCGACCGCCGCCGCGCGCCCGGCGCGCGACGGGTCGTCGCGGACCACGTTGAAGTTCCGGCCGCCCCAGGGAAGCCCCGTGGTCGCGCCCGCGAGCAAGGCTCCCGCCGCGGCCGCCCCGGGAATGTGGAAGGGGAAGTCGACGAGGGCGTGCAGGGCGAAGGCCGCCGCGCCGGCGGCGCACCCCGTCGCGAGCGGTCCGTGGCGGGCGCGCAGCGCCGCCGCCGCGCGGGGAACCAACGCGACGAGAAGCCAGGCGAGCCCGGCGACCGCGACGAGCCCTCCTTCCGCCGCGAGCTGCACCGCGTCGTTGTGGGCGTGCGAGTAACGAGGGCGTACCTCGGGCGAGCGCGCCCCGGGGTAGGCCGCGGCAAACGTCCCGAGCCCGGTTCCCGCGACCGGATGCGCCGCCGCGAGGCGCAGCGCGTCGCGCCACACCGTCCCGCGTCCGCCGGCGGCGCCGAAGTCCTCGTCGGTCGCGGCGTACCGATCGGCGAGGCGTCCCGCTCCCACGTCCAGGAGCGGGAGCGCCGCGAGGGCGACGGCGCACACTCCGACCGCGATCCTCCATCGTCGCGACGCGATCCCCGCGCTCCCCGCGAGCGCCGTGCCCGCCGCCGCCGCGACGCCGAGCGCGATCCCCGCGCGCGAGAACGAAAGCAGCAGCCCCGCGAGGGCGAGGACGGCGAGGGTCAACGCGAGCGCCGCCCGCGCCGCCCGCGGGTCGGAGAAGAGGGGACGGCCGGGGCGGCGCTCCCGGAGCGCGCGGTGGAGCAGATCGAAGGCGAGGCCGCACCCCGCGGCGAGGCCGGCCGCGACGTACGCCGCGAAGTGGTTCCGGTTCACGAACGTCCCGGTCGCGCAGTCCAGGTAGTGGAGCTTGGGCTCCCCCCAGATCGTCCCCGAGCCGGAGGCGAGGACCGCGATCCCGTAAAGGGCCTGGAACGCGGCCCCCGCGAGAAGGCCCCACGCCGGCGCGGCGGCGCGCCCCGCGGTCGCAACCGCGGCGGCCGCGAGGAACAGCAGCGCCGTCGCGGCTCCGGTCCGGACGGCCGACGCCGTGGCGCCGCGGTCGACGGAGAGGCGGGCGGGGGCGTCGAGCGTCGCCGGGTCGACCCCGAGGAGCGCGGCCTCGGCGGGCGGGGCCTCCCCGGCCGAGGCCGGACCGAGCGGCACGAGCTGCACGAGCGGGAGCAGGAGCAGGATCGCGAGCCCCGCGAGCGCCGCCTTCGGCGGAGCGGGGGACTCGCGTCGCCAGAACGCCGCGACGGCGGCGCCGCCGAGGAGGAGGGCCGCGATCTCGAAGGCGAGCCGCCCGCCCGCCCCCACGGCGCCGAACGGGAGGGGTGCCGCGAAGGCGAACGCGGCCAGGCCCCACGCCAGCGCGCGGAGGGCCATCGGTCGCTACCCGGCGGAGCGCCGCTCGGACGGCGGGGATGCGGCGTCGTCGTCGGCCTCGCTCCGGCCGTAGTACCGGTAGTAGCGATACCCGTGCACGTGCTCGTCGACGTCGTTGAGGACGACGCCGAACGGCTTCACCCCCGCCTGCGCGAACCGCTCGACCGCCAGGCGCAGCGACTCGCGCGGCGTGCGGTGGGCGCGCGCGACCAGGACGACGCCGTCGGAGGCGTGGCCGAGGATGACCGGGTCGGCGACCGACAACACCGGCGGGGAGTCGAAGATCACGTGCTCCCACCCCGCGTCGACGAGGGCGTTCGCGAACCCCGCGAACCGCTCTCCGTTGAGCAGCTCGGAGGGGTTGGGCGGGATCGGGCCGCTCGGCACGATCCCGAGGTGCTCGATCGCCGTCTCGCGGACGAGCCCCTTCGGGTCGTCCTCGAGCCCCGAGAGGAAGGTGCTCATGCCGCGCGCGTTGTCGACGTCGAAGGCATGGTGCAGCCGGGGGCGCCTCAGGTCGGTGTCGACGAGGACCACCCGCCGCGAAAGCTGCGCGAGCACGATCGCGAGGTTGATCGCCGTCGCCGATTTCCCCTCCTCGGGAAGGGCGCTCGTGACCACGATCCGCCGGGGCGGACGCCCGGCGTTGGAGAGGAGGATCGCCGTGCGCAGCTCGCGGTAGGCCTCGGAGACCGGCGCGCGCCGGTCGCGGTGGACGACGAGGTCCACGGGACCCGGCGGGGCGACCGGCCCCGCGGCCGCGGTGCGCCGCATCGAGACGACCCGGGCGGAGGAGGGGTCGCCGTGCCGCGGGATCGTCGCGAGCACCGGGAGGTGCACGAGCCGGTCGACCTCCGCCGCCGAGGCGACGGTGTTGTCGAGGTAGTCGAGGAAAAACGCCGCGGCGATCCCCAGCGACGCCCCGAGCAGCAGGCCGACGAGGGTGTTGAGCAGGCGGTTCGGCCGGAACGGGGCGAGCGGGGCCCTCGCGCGGTCCACGATCTTGACGTTCGACGAGGTCGCGTCGAGCGACTGCAGCCGGGTCGAGAGGGCCATCTCGTTCTGGCGGGCGATCAGCGCGTTGAGGGTGTCGCGCTTTTTCCGGGCCTCGCCCTGGAGGTTCGTGAACTCCACCGCGTCGCGCTTGAGCTGCTGCGCGTCCCCTTCCTGGCGGGAGAGGAGCGCGTCGAGGTTCTCGACCTCCGCCCGGGCCCTCCGGTATTCCGCCTCGAGATTGAGGCGCACGCTGCGGGCGATCGCGGCGGTCTCGGAGGCCAGGCGCGCCTCGGTCTGCTCGAGTTTCCCGCGCAGGGTGACCATCCCGGGCCAGTCGTCCTTGAAGGTCTTCCCCTTCTGGGCGATCTCGGCCTCGAGGGAGGCCCGGTCCTGCCTGAGGCGGGCGATCAGGTCGGAGCGCAGCGTCTCCGGG
This window encodes:
- a CDS encoding carboxypeptidase-like regulatory domain-containing protein — protein: MRSMIFGRALAVALALAVVAFSSPTAIRAADATLLGRVTDAPGASPRPGVVVALYDPATQATYRSEPTDARGAFRIGDAQSGTYQVVVEAAEGAYLAGNAVALKSGDNPPLSVALRPASQEGGTAPAAGSGSKQAPWVKWVIAGGIILGGALIVNAVTDDEQEASGFGQPAK
- a CDS encoding replication-associated recombination protein A, whose protein sequence is MRPGDLDAFVGQERVLGPGTPLRRAIERDDLRSIVLWGPPGSGKTTLARIIAHRTRAHFVPFSAVLAGIKEVKEVMQHAAAEKRATGRRTIVFIDEIHRFNKAQQDAFLPWVEDGTIVLIGATTENPSFEVNSALLSRSRVYRFDRLTDDDLVALLGRALGDPERGLGGRRIEIDPAVLRAIALQSQGDARAALNVLEFAVNTAPEEEDGVRRVTAKHVEEAVQNATLYYDRAGEEHYNLISALHKSMRNSDPDASIYWLARMLESGEDALYVARRIVRFASEDVGLADPRALTLALAAKESVHFVGRPEADLALAQAAVYCALAPKSNALYRAWKDVQKAIHEGATDPVPMAIRNAPTGLMRAEGYGEGYAYAHDFEDAVTALECLPERLRGRVFYRPAERGLEAELKKRIEGWRKARESRRTP
- a CDS encoding O-antigen ligase family protein, yielding MALRALAWGLAAFAFAAPLPFGAVGAGGRLAFEIAALLLGGAAVAAFWRRESPAPPKAALAGLAILLLLPLVQLVPLGPASAGEAPPAEAALLGVDPATLDAPARLSVDRGATASAVRTGAATALLFLAAAAVATAGRAAAPAWGLLAGAAFQALYGIAVLASGSGTIWGEPKLHYLDCATGTFVNRNHFAAYVAAGLAAGCGLAFDLLHRALRERRPGRPLFSDPRAARAALALTLAVLALAGLLLSFSRAGIALGVAAAAGTALAGSAGIASRRWRIAVGVCAVALAALPLLDVGAGRLADRYAATDEDFGAAGGRGTVWRDALRLAAAHPVAGTGLGTFAAAYPGARSPEVRPRYSHAHNDAVQLAAEGGLVAVAGLAWLLVALVPRAAAALRARHGPLATGCAAGAAAFALHALVDFPFHIPGAAAAGALLAGATTGLPWGGRNFNVVRDDPSRAGRAAAVACAGLALLAAGIATALGADTARAPSDAPDLAATAARAALERGADDAGARAALVELRRRVGARPLDGAIRAAYAGALLDVAGEDAGVRDAAVFHAGRAAASAPVSVPVVAAAARTLARAGRADAAIPLVRSMFGFDPRAAAVVLLEIEGFVVTPDAAVPELAAAWTAWGLELRRSGRGAEGNRRIEEAVARWPEDVRARTLAALFAAGDRRHDDLDALVPDALPLPADPAHATLLALRAQIDARRGDRDLARARAAAAEEASSGDPAVREIAARALLDAGDVEAARAMWTRAWWSLPAIDATRPTRLRLALSLARLEREHGRAGDARRAYRSVLEVDPENLEARRELGN
- a CDS encoding carboxypeptidase-like regulatory domain-containing protein gives rise to the protein MLSRHIALVVAVALVAGSIPVDARKKKEQDAESSTKGGGSRIEGRVVRADGETAASQATVKFVPLLPETPTVTVVTNPKGWFSAEGVPVGYVDLVVEFEGAAFVGNQVLNVAPMGRQELQVVLARRGERTESWWSGREIKPLPGGGQADGIAELRPKLGGKDFWKSPKGLAVLGGIGAAVLLAIASGGGSTASASQP
- a CDS encoding polysaccharide biosynthesis tyrosine autokinase, translated to MDPSARQRHLLEYWAVLRRRRWIVYLGVAVVGLASLVGSFLVTPLYRATATVQIERQSPDILTFQDIAKVDYSFAAYSDFYQTQYKILTSEAVSRRTVERARLAAHPDFRPKGSPGLLARLRSLLPTTGPKVASDPIDIAAARVRARLEVVPVRNSHLVQVSWVSDDPALAATVANAAAEAYIAFNLESGYTASDQASEFLVDQIGQLKKEIDVLERELQSYGESKRIVSVDDASNITMRALADVAERRTQARAVLAEKEAAWTAVRSTPDEALPETLRSDLIARLRQDRASLEAEIAQKGKTFKDDWPGMVTLRGKLEQTEARLASETAAIARSVRLNLEAEYRRARAEVENLDALLSRQEGDAQQLKRDAVEFTNLQGEARKKRDTLNALIARQNEMALSTRLQSLDATSSNVKIVDRARAPLAPFRPNRLLNTLVGLLLGASLGIAAAFFLDYLDNTVASAAEVDRLVHLPVLATIPRHGDPSSARVVSMRRTAAAGPVAPPGPVDLVVHRDRRAPVSEAYRELRTAILLSNAGRPPRRIVVTSALPEEGKSATAINLAIVLAQLSRRVVLVDTDLRRPRLHHAFDVDNARGMSTFLSGLEDDPKGLVRETAIEHLGIVPSGPIPPNPSELLNGERFAGFANALVDAGWEHVIFDSPPVLSVADPVILGHASDGVVLVARAHRTPRESLRLAVERFAQAGVKPFGVVLNDVDEHVHGYRYYRYYGRSEADDDAASPPSERRSAG